ATCTGCCAGCAGCCCTGGGCCACCAGTTTGCATTTTGATGGTTGAGTCCCCTTTGTAGTGTTGCAGGCTTCCACCTGGTGTGGATTAGTACTTAAAATCTGAGAACATCTTGACCAAGAATCCTAAAGTCCATCATCTCATTCCAGGAAAATACCATCAGAGTAATGATACCCAAACTTAGattattttgtttcactttttaggAAAACTCTGAGCCATCGAGTTCCACCACTTAGCCCATTTGttactagaaggaaaacaaatcttCAGCTAACCTCCAGCCAAAACATTGCTCCAGAAGTAATTTTAGACTGTGATTTCCATGCCAACTAGACCACTTTGCAAGCTCAAGCTAACACTATTAAATACTTCATTTAAGTACTCTGAAGTGTTAGACTACCTAACACTTACATAATCCTCTATAATAATGCTTGGAAGAACTGGGCTTATATGATGggcttgcattttattttaacaggTCTAACTGAGACAGTTCAGAAATTATACTTGGTTGGTTCTCTTAGATGGTACGTCATTGTGAATATATTCAAGTACTGTAACTGAAATTGTTAATGCCCCTTTCTATGTTGGCTTAGGTACTATGCATAATTTTAATAGCTGAGATGtttaagaatataaattctaaaaatataaaggatgATATAAGTTTTAAGACTACTCTGGAATAAAGGCCTTATTATTACCttatatatgtgatttttcttaagagaatatatacacagtatattttaaatagtcaTGTAGGTGGTCTCTAGCTACTCCCTATATGATAAAGCTggcaaaattttttatttacacagACAATATAGTCTGCATTTACAAGTGTTTATGTTCATCTTACATATATAACAGAACTCTCTTGCTGATAGTCAATGACCAAATCCCATGCAGAGGAACACAGGATAtattgtttgattgttttttggaAATACATCTTATTCTGAAAGTTAATATACTTGTGCGTATTCAtgtaaatgtttatgaaaaaatTGTTATGGAAGTGATTCCATTAGTATTGTTCTAATACTTGGAAAATGAccttcatatttatatatttctttgttttactgTACAACTATAAatccaggaaattttttttacaagaaaattttattgtatttgtaaTAATGTAAAGGTGAATCTTATACCTGTTCAATAAAAATCATCTTAAACTTTACAATGTTTATAAAGTGTCAGTTAAGATTCTGTCCGAAATCTTGTCAGCTTCTTGCCaaggtaagaaaaaaagagaagtgaaaggTCAGGAGAACTTTTCCCTGACAGTTTCCCCTCACTTATTACCAGGTGGTATAGCACAGACCTGAATCCTCCAGTGAAAGACCCTTCTTTTGAACTCTGAGGATCGCCCTGCAGTGGGGGAGCATGGGCCCCAGAGTAAGACAGAGTGGAGTCTGAACTCAAGCTCCCTTCTGAACCTGTTTCTAATCCAGATGAAGATAATACTATCACTAACTCTCCTGGTTGTGAGCAAGAAGCCATGAGCTATCAGGAAATAGCACAGTAAGCGCTTATATCGAGCCAAACTGTGCCTTTGTGCAAGCAGCACCTACATGCATACCTCAATTCTAGTGTTAGACACGAAGATGGTCAATAAATATGCCACTATTCGAGGGTAAGGTCCCCACTTAAATGATACTCAGGGagattcctgggtagctcagtggtttggcgcccaccttcagcccaggacccaggatccagtcccgcattgggctccctgcatggagcctgcttctctctgcctgtgtctctgcctctctctctctctctcattaataaataaataaaatcttaaaagcaaatttAAGTGATACTCAGTGTCACCACTGTACAGACTAGTCCTCAGAGGAAAAACCATGCCAGCACATTCCCTCTGCTGACATTAAAATTACAATAgtggggtgcatgggtggttcaGCGGCTGAGGGCCTGcatttttggctcagggtgtgaccctggggtcctgggatgaagtcccacattgggctccctgcagggagcctgcttctccctctgcctgggtctctgcctttcttgctgtgtctctcatgaataaataaaatatctttaaatatataagtaagtaaataaattagttaattaataaataaataaataaaataacaataggaAGTGGAAGAACAGTGCTTCAGTATGGGTTTGGCCCCACGTCTTTGTCTTTCTCGAAGATCGCCGAGGCGTCCTGGAGAGTGCGGGTGATGAAAGGTCACTGGCACGGAGGAGCCAGGAGCCGTGCGGTGCTGGGAGAGTGCTGGGAGAGGTGACACAGGGATAACTTGGGGATAACTTGCTGCCCGATCACAGCAGAAGCCGCAGGGCCCTCTGATCTGCCCTCAGCTCCTTACCCACGTCTCCGGCGTGGTGTCCCCAGGCCCAGGCTCCGTAGAGTttacccctctctccctccctcctcctgcctcaccACCCTTGGCTCCTTCATTCCCACAGGTGCACCCCACAGACCGGGGATGGACCAACCTTTTCTCCCATCTGCCTGATAGGAAACTTGGGAGAGTTAACCCATCCCACGTTACACTAAACGTAACAAAAGTGTATGAAACAGAAAATGCTTACACGTGGACATCCCCTGAGTCGATGACGCCTACTCTACTCCCTAAGGCCCCATGGGACAAGGAGCCTGAGACCTTCCTGCGTGAATGGCTTCAGACCCCATTCCGAGGCCCTTAACCCCTAGAGATTTCTCCTTCACCATTTCTCTTCAACTGACTTCACCACTAGACCTTTAAACCAGTTAGCAGTTATTTTCAAGTAAAACTGTAAGAATCTTCAAGTTATTTTGCTGCTTATTTATATTGGGGAGTTCTCAAACCAAGAGTGCAATTACCTTTAAGTGGGAAAAGTGTGCCACCTTGTGGTAGTTAGCTTCAGTGATTCAGTTCAACTCTCCCAAGTGACCCTGTGTGTGCCCTTCTTTCCTAATATCCTGTGGAActaaggaaaaatacatttcttcaatatcagtttttttttaaagcaaactctcttcccaacacggggcttgaacttacaacccccagatcaggagttgcatgctctaaccactgagcctgccaggtgcccctttccagCACTCATTTTACACAATTTGAAATACTTGGAAAAAAGATTTTGAGGCGTCACAGACTCTTTCCCTACTTAAGGGTAAATTGCCTTCCTTTGATATGGGATTAGTAAAAGATGGTTGGCTCCATTCCAGAAGGATTCCTCCTTAGGACCGGGTGATCAGCCCTGGCTTCCAGAGGGAGGAGGCTAAACGGGGCCCTGGAGCCTCGGCCTCTCCAACCAAAGCAGGGGATCCGGGGGTCGAGCCTGCggtggggagcggggagcggtGCGGGGAGCGGTGCGGGGAGCAGCGCGGGGTGCGGGGAGCACGGAGAGGGGAGCGGTGCGGGGAGCggtgcggggtgcggggagcACGGAGCGGGGAGCAGCGCGGGGAGCAGCGCGGGGAACGCCCAGAGCTCAGTGTGACTCATTCCCGCGGAGCCCACACGGGGAGGAACGGGGAAGGCCGGACTGCAGCCCCGCGGGGGGGTGGCACTCGCAGAGCCCAAGGAAACGGGCAGAGCACTGGTGGGTGACTTCAGAGGAAGGGGTTCCTCCCTCTAGTCTCCCTCCCAAACCCCGAAGAGGATTTGTGTAAGAAGCCTGGCGGACGGCACGCGGCCTTCAAAGCCCGGTTGCATCGGAGATGAAACGTTCACTGTACAAGTGTCTGGCTTCCAGCTCCTACGAGCTTGCTTTGGTAGATGTCAGGAAACCCCTAAGTGTCCCCTATGTCGGGATGGCCCCGAAAGTGTGCGTCCTGGCGGAGCGGCTGGCGGCCGCGAGCGCATTCCGCGATGGGCGGCCTGGCCTGGGCGGTCGCGGCCCCTCGGGGCGGTGCAAGGtgctgggggggctgggggcgctgaggggctgggggggcctgggggggctgggggggcctggggggctggggccgggACTGAGAAAGGCACCTCAGGGAGAGCCCGCCGCGGGAGCCTCAAGGAGCCGCAGTGCCGGGGCCCTCGGCCTTAGCCCATGGAAGCAACTGGAGCAATCTTTAGATCAAGGGCCGGGCAGTGCTAGTGCCTGGTGACACACATTGCACGTCTGCTCCCGCAGGGGCTGTGGCCATACTCCCCCGTCTTGAGAAGCCGGGTAAGCCTTCTTCTCCTGCACAACCGCAGGCCATGGTCGTTCAGGGCAGCGCAAGTCCTTGGAGCAAACACCAATGCTGAGGGCTGCTCTTCCTGCCTTACAAGCCTTGGGTTCCAGTCCAAGGATTTTCCTACACAAAGGAACAATCTGCCCCCTGACAAAGGCACTGGTTCTTGCGAAACTGGAATCTCCGTGTAGTTCCAGTTATTGTGAATTTAAGAACTTTTATTGACTCTAAGGAGTGAGAAGGGCAGGAGTACAAACTATTCGGGGACTTTTTTTTGTCCTTAACAGTCTGGATGTTTTAGCATAAACTTGCATTATGCTTTGTTAAGAAAAAAGTGatcattaaaatttgagaaaggagggacccctgggtggctcagcggttaagcgtctgccttcagcccagggcgtgatcctggggtcctgggatcgggtcccttgtcaggctccctgcctggagcctgcctctctctgtgtctctcatgaataaataaaatctttaaacaaattaaataaataaaagatttgagaaaagagaagaatgagagagcatgagtggtagGGGggccaggggagaagcaggctccccgttgaacagggagcccgacacggggctccaatcccagggccccaggatcatgacctgacccaaaggcagatgtttaagtTCTAGATGGTTATGAATTGTCTCCATTTTTACAGTTACTTTTGcaatttaaatttgtttagtTCATAGAAAAATCCAGTTTACAGTGTTTACAGTTGTTAATCGGCAGGGTTGTTCGTTAATCAGCAGGGTTGTTCATTCTCTGGGGTTCTGGACGGAGACTACAGGTAAAGGTACCAACCACCTTCGTCACGATTTCAGACACCTTAATATCAAGTTTCAGTCAGAGCTTAAACCTCAGATATCCTGCTTCCTGTTGCTCAGCAGCCTCTGGAACCAAAGGCTTCTCAAACCAGTATTTAGCCCTGGTCTTAGAACAGGAATTCTGCTTTCCCGACATGTAAAGGACAACGTACAAGCAGTAGGAGTTCCCCCAGGAAAGCAAAGGGAAGCTTCTTCAAGATTTTCAGACATTTCCCCAGAAGGGGCCTAACATGCAACCCGCAGGGGGAGAAACCCATGAATAGCTAGGCATGATTCGAACTTTTAGTTTCCTCATGTCCCCTTTCACAGGAAGCTGCTGGAAAATAGagtagggaggagggggaggtggcCGTCTAACACTGCCCTCCTTGGAGGGGCGTGTTTACATGAGGCGGGGGAAGCCCTGGGAGGGGTAGTAAAGGGAGAACAAGTAGCAAGTGTAACACAGACAGTGGCTGGGGAGGACTAGACTTATTTCAACAGGTCTCTACATTGAGGCACCTGAAATCTGGTGAGAACTTTACACAACTTATTCTATATATAAAGCACAAGACACTCTACAACGTATAGGGTTGCCACTTAAGATTGAGACAAAGGGCGCTCACAAGGTGACGGTGGGGGGGCCAGGGGGTTGcccggggcagggagggggcactCAGAGAAGCAAGCTTCCAGCTGGGAGCCCCCAAcgcagcttgatcccaggaccctatcacgacctgagcagacacaaccgagccagccaggtaaCTAACCCCTAAGGTTGCCACTTAAAGTGTTTGGTTTGGtctcaaccttttaaaaaaaatttgagagacagagaggcagagacaggaagaagcaggctcctcacgatgcgggactcgatcagGATCTGGAGATCacatcctaagccaaaggcagaagcccaaccactgagccaacccggGGTCCCTTGGTCTTAGAACCTTAAAGGACTGTTCACTTTCTAGACCTCAACATACCTTGTGAGAACTGGCTGCCTGGATACAAGAATGAGCCCTTACCTAACGACACTCCTAAGATGAACACAGCTACTCGTCAGCAACATTACTGTGGGCCAGGCACTCTCACTGCTTAGAACTCCCCGTGGCAGTTATCGCTCCCAGCATACACTCAGTGGGCCAGAAATTTGCCTCTAACAAACCCAACTTGGGTTTACACCAATAGGAAATGAAGCTTCTAATTGCATTTGTCCCTTTATGAAGATCTCCATTTCTGCACTGCTAAAAGGTACAgctttttaaaacagcaaactATGGACAAAACCAACAGCTGCCTTTAGTGGCACACCACATCCGCATTATCTGTGGCCTTTTCCAGCGCAATTTCCTGAGAGCTCAGTAGTTTGCAAGGCTACAAAGATTCACTCTGCATCTACAAGATCAGATACCTGGCTTAGAGCATTAATAACCTTTCCATGTACAAAGAACTGTATTAGAGTGAAATGATGTGGGTCCTGATGTTGCAAAGACATGGGAGTCATGGGAATGGGAACAGTATCTCTATCACCCAGAGCTGCCCtgagtttttaaagttttcaggaGGGGATGAAGCTTGAAGTAAATCCATTAGCCTGGAGGACAACAGGACAAAGTGCTGGCCTGGGCTTGAAACCTTGGCTCTAACAGGTGAGAAGCCATGGGTAGAAGTCATGCAGAGGCCTAGAAATAGGACAAGCACCTTTTGCACTGACGGGGAGCATAGCCGGAGTACATCTACATGTCCTATGCATTCAAGAGAGAAGTATCAGTCTAGAAAGGCAGGGGGCTGATGGAGCAGGCTTATGAAATTATGAACAGCTCCTTAACAGGGCTTATGTGATCATATTCTCTGAGTCccttctttccccacccccctATCCAAATCCATTTTCCATCcactttaaaaactgaagaaCTATGACCCCAAGAGGCATTTCCCAGGCAGTCTGGCCCCAGTTTGTGAGGATACGCCAGTTGTGGCAGACTGACAACTTGCCaatgtccttccttcctctccttgttCCTTCTCAGGTGACACCAACTGGGCACACACAAgcccaaaataaaaaccaactcctggcttCAGAGTGGTAAAGCTCAACAAGGAACAAACAGTGGTCTAGAATAACCTTATCAGAGAGCCAGCACATGCCCTTGTACTTGTCCGCTTGCAGATTCCACGtcattccaaagagaaagagcaagtggtAGCTAAAACTCAACCATCCATCTTCAGCCCTGAGGTCCATCAGGGAGGTAGATGAATAGGTCCCTCTGGTGGCAGAGCCACCAAGCATAATTACCTAGCCACTCCTAGGTCTCATTGAGACCAGTTCCCCCAAAATGTGAAGCTATAATTCAACTGCTAATACCACCAATTCCAAGCAGTATGCTGCCAAAGGGTGCTTAAGTTGAGGAGGCTGCTTTTCAAACATCTCCTGTATTCTGTTTTAGGCAAAGTTTATGGGTTAGAATTTATCCCAAGAGGCAGAGAATCCTAGAATTTTTAAGACTGAGAAAGCAGGGGCAGGTGACAGAGCGAGAGAAAGGAGGCTCCCTGGTGAGTAGGGAGTCCTGATGCCGGACTCGGGACTCGCTCCCAGgagccaggatcatgacctgagcccaaggcagatgctgacTAAGCAACCCAGGCACTGAGAATCCTAGAAATAAAAGTTACTCTTATTTCCAAtggaaaagttttatttcatagTTTACAAATTTAAGTCATTTAACACAGGTACAACAGAAACGTGTGAACGTGAACCCTACACCACCcccaaaaagcatatgaaaacacACAAGGATAGGGAAATTCAAAACTAAGTTGCCTAAACGTACAATTTTCGAACTAGGCCTATCATTAAGGTCCGCGGCTTCAGTAGGAAAGCATGGTCCGCGAGTAGTGATCATGCAAGTCCACCTGGAGGGCACTCTGATCCCTGTTCAGCTTCAGCGCCTCGGAAAGGAGGCTGCGCAGCCGCTCAACACTATCAACCAAGCGGTTCACCTTTGGAAAAGTAATGAGTCTTTCCAGGGGCACGTAGAATTTCTTTCCCACACAGTAAGGCTTGGGGGAGCTCTCAATTTGGGCCCTTTGAGCGTCGGTGACGATTAATCCGTACCGTGGGACGCAACTGTCTTCTGGCACCAATCTACCGTTCACCTTTTTCTTCTTCGGATCCACGATAAACCGCAGTCTCATAGAGTTGGAGGCTCTTAACACCTCTGCACTCAGGACTAACAGGAGGTTTTTCTTCTCCTGTAAACTGGGATATGCTGTTGTAAaaacctgaaggaaaaaaatttcatcaCTTTCCTGCATCTCGAATTAACTGTACACTTGTATATCAAACCCTATCAGCCGGGAGTGCAACATAATGGGAATCACTACTGGCACAGTTTCTGCAAAGATTTAATCCTGATGATCAAAAAGTATCCCAAAGCCAGGTTTCTACCAATTCACACCAACCCAATGTTCCAACTTGATATTAGAAGGAAAAGGgtataaaaattgttaaaaggtctatcataaataaataaaaattaaaaaaaaaaaagagggatccttgggtggcgcagcggtttggcgcctgcctttggcccagggcgtgatcctggagatctgggatcgaatcccacatcgggctcctggtgcatggagcctgcttctccctctgcctatgtctctgcctctctctctctctctctctgtgactatcataaataaataaaaatatttaaaaaaattgttaaaagggCAACGTGCTTATTCTTCACACCAGAACCTGAAAACAAGGGTCTGAGAAGCTTGGAGGTTCAGGGGTAATTCCTTTCCTGAGCCCCACTATGAAGTACTGCTGGCTTTCCTCTTTCCTGCTGCTGCTGACAGGGGGAGGGTCGCTGGCACATCAGCTTGGTGGTCTCTAAGGAGGTGGTCTCTAATCAACCCATGCCCAGTTGTGGGCATGAAAACTTCTCCTAAGATCATTTACACTTATCTCTACAGAGTTCAGCATCCTAACCCATCTGCTTCTTTCCCTGGTCACTACCTCACAAAATACTCACGGTTTCATAAACATGTTCCTCTGGTGTGGAAATGCATGATTCAGTTGCCTTTGCTTCGTTTTTCTGGAAGACCCCTATCTGGGTACAGTACCCAACATGCTCAGCTCCTGCTGGTGGAGACCCCACACCAGTAAACTCTACTGAGTAATTGTAGAGATTTGCCACATCCGAAGCCCTGAAATCAATTTTGAAACGTATTAACATAATGAGCTAAGATTTACTAAATGCAACACAGTAACACACAGGGTTTACTTCCTTCTGAGGGATTCAGGGTCCTGAGTGTCAGTGTCCaagtaattgtaaaaatatggagaaaggaaaagttaGAGCACAGTTTATGGGTAAAAAAGGAGACCACACTGGTTACAATCCCAATTGTTGCGCAATGCCAGAAACATGACGTCTGGCAAGGCCCTGGCAAGGAACCCCCCTGGCAAGGCTCACCTACAGTGCCCTATGCCCTctgctttgtttcctcatcttcaCACCACTACTTAGGCCTTCGTATCAAGACACCTGGTGCCCCCCCACCATACACTTTTCCATGCTTGCCTGTCTCATATGCCCAAATACGGAGGCTCCTTTATATGCGCCAAGCTGAATATTGGgaatttatatgtaaaaagaCATCATAGCATTTTAAACTCCTGTGggataccacacacacacacacacacacacacacacatattgatAAGACTCGAACTCACCAGGTCTGAAACTGTATTCTGTTCCACTCAAATTTGTGATCTAAGTGTCTAAAGGTTGATGCTGGAAACAGGGGATTGAATTCAGAGTTTGGTGTGCTGATGATGATGATACGTGGGGAATAATAGCCAAATACAACTTCAGGAAACTTGGCCAGATCTTCAGAATCTAAATGTTCTATCCTGAAATGGTCAACAGGAAAGAATGCAATTATTTTCCTAGTTAAAGActgtattcatgagacagagacagagacagaggaagaagcagctccGTGCAAGGATCCTAGatcaggatcatgctctgagctgaaggcagatgcttaaccactgaccACCAAGGGGTCCCTAAAAAAATTTCCATCGCTACATTGATTTACCCCTTCTCTAAATATAGAACAGTACTTAAATGACTTAAACCCAACTCTTCATATTCGCACTTTGCACTTCATCCACGTTACTCCTTTTCAGGGCTCTCTGGGCTTCAATGAAAGTAActaaagaaatgagcaaaagtaTAAGCTCCCAGGAAACCTGCAGGTTTAGGAGACCAGAATACATGCCTTAGTTGTGGGCTTCAGGATCAGATACCAGTAGATTCTCACCCACACTCAAGAATCAGATCAACTAAGTACAGCCACTAGACCTGGGAAGCCATTCCTATCCTGATGCAGCAAGAGACACTAGTTGACAGAAAAACTCTACACaatataaacaaacatttttaggGCAAATATGCTGTCCAACTCCCCATAACCACTACAGCTCAGCTGGATGGTGATAGGGGCAGGAGATTAACTCCAGACCAGTAACTGGAAGATGCATAGGTACATGACTCAGCATCCTGGGTCTTCAATTTGGCTTCCTTGCAGTATGAATGCAAATACACAAAATGTGTAGTTGCAGCTATAATGCACTTGAgtgaaatttctttaaattcatacattagacaaaagaaaaatggttggggagatccctgggtggctcagtggtttagcccttgccttcagcccagggcatgatcctggagtcccgggatcgagtcccacgtcaggctccctgcggggagcctgcttctccctctgcctgtgtctctgcctctgtctctcaagaataaaatctttttctgtctctcaagaataaataaaatctttttctctctgtctcaagaataaataaaatctttttctgtctctcaagaataaataaaatcttttaaaaaaatctgaaagacagAAGgcaagagcctgacgtgggactcgatcccgggactccaggatcatgccctgggccgaaggcaagagttaaaccaccgagccacccagtctgccctaaataaaatattttttaaaaaacgggTGCTCCTGCTATTTTTACAGCTTATCTGTAAATCTGAAAATAAAGCCAATCCTGTCAAAGCAATCTGCTttacaaatttaaattataaaatttagagAACACTAAATTTACTGATACTAATTATATACAGCTTCTAATTTATACAGGAAGAATCAGTTTAATACTTACAATTCAATACATGTCATCAAGTCAAATCCAACCAAACGAGAGTCCTTCTGTACAGCAGAGCCACGATACAAGGTTATAGTCAAATCTAGGTCCCGAGGAACTAGATAATCCCCCACTGATGGGCTCAAATTACTTCTGCAAAAAACATAGAAGGGATCTTTCAATACTAATCTATTAAGAATCTCACCAGCTGTAGAATTCTAATAACTATCTAAATCAGTTTTCCATGACTTGATGTATTAAGCTCCAGGTCACAGGGTAACTTCCTCATAGATTACTGGTCAGACTAAAGAGCTGGTCCTGCTTAAATTAAAAGGCCTGGGACAATGTCTTAAGTTTAAGTTCTCTTGGTGTCCAGCATTAAAGATTTTGCCATTTGAAAATCTGCAGtggtttggctattgtaattAACTGAGGCTATGCTTTCTCCACTGGTCAGAAAAACTTATTCTCCATATTATAATAAAGTCATTCGGGTGCACTTGAGGCTATCATGGTGCCAATCTTCTAAACCAAGCTGTATGGACACTTCCTCACGCTGCCACTAATTTCAAATTATGCATAGAAACTTGTTATTACATTTCCCATTGAGAGGTACTGCCAGCGTAAGTATCTACTCCAACAAGATGTTCAATGCAATGATGGTATTTTAGCATCCATATAAGTGTGGCATCTCCAAAGCCCAAGTCTGCAACCTACAGATGAAACAGAACATTGAAATAGAAGTCAAATGACCAAAATTTTCAAGTGGTTGAGAATTACCATATAAACCATTATGTCAAGATCTTTAGGTAGAACAAAATTAACCTGAAACCTAACAGGcgaggggtgggcagggagtaAATTGTGTTTTTGGCACCCAGAACCCACATGGAAGGTATCCTATAAAATGCTAAGTGTGCATACCAAACATCAGACAGATCTGATCTTGAACAGCGTTTTAGGGATTTATTCAGTGTTAATATAAATGTACATTAAGGGGATTAGATTATTAAATGGATCTTAATTATGCAAGAAGTCTGCATTCACCACAGCAAAATCACCTACTAAATTATGGATTTCCACTTTAGGAGAATACTTTAATGGCACCCAATCCCAAAGATAGATAAC
This genomic window from Canis aureus isolate CA01 chromosome 8, VMU_Caureus_v.1.0, whole genome shotgun sequence contains:
- the HENMT1 gene encoding small RNA 2'-O-methyltransferase isoform X3, coding for MFLRDGPVAALPAQRVLAESARIHPLFCCSKTWKQWEKTKSSMVDDCEEVPTKEVIEFRPPLYKQRYFFVKNLVQQHKPKKVADLGFGDATLIWMLKYHHCIEHLVGVDTYAGSTSQWEISNLSPSVGDYLVPRDLDLTITLYRGSAVQKDSRLVGFDLMTCIELIEHLDSEDLAKFPEVVFGYYSPRIIIISTPNSEFNPLFPASTFRHLDHKFEWNRIQFQTWASDVANLYNYSVEFTGVGSPPAGAEHVGYCTQIGVFQKNEAKATESCISTPEEHVYETVFTTAYPSLQEKKNLLLVLSAEVLRASNSMRLRFIVDPKKKKVNGRLVPEDSCVPRYGLIVTDAQRAQIESSPKPYCVGKKFYVPLERLITFPKVNRLVDSVERLRSLLSEALKLNRDQSALQVDLHDHYSRTMLSY
- the HENMT1 gene encoding small RNA 2'-O-methyltransferase isoform X6, coding for MGENKECSSMVDDCEEVPTKEVIEFRPPLYKQRYFFVKNLVQQHKPKKVADLGFGDATLIWMLKYHHCIEHLVGVDTYAGSTSQWEISNLSPSVGDYLVPRDLDLTITLYRGSAVQKDSRLVGFDLMTCIELIEHLDSEDLAKFPEVVFGYYSPRIIIISTPNSEFNPLFPASTFRHLDHKFEWNRIQFQTWASDVANLYNYSVEFTGVGSPPAGAEHVGYCTQIGVFQKNEAKATESCISTPEEHVYETVFTTAYPSLQEKKNLLLVLSAEVLRASNSMRLRFIVDPKKKKVNGRLVPEDSCVPRYGLIVTDAQRAQIESSPKPYCVGKKFYVPLERLITFPKVNRLVDSVERLRSLLSEALKLNRDQSALQVDLHDHYSRTMLSY
- the HENMT1 gene encoding small RNA 2'-O-methyltransferase isoform X5, encoding MVTASACRISSDTSAFLLQQNLEAMGENKECSSMVDDCEEVPTKEVIEFRPPLYKQRYFFVKNLVQQHKPKKVADLGFGDATLIWMLKYHHCIEHLVGVDTYAGSTSQWEISNLSPSVGDYLVPRDLDLTITLYRGSAVQKDSRLVGFDLMTCIELIEHLDSEDLAKFPEVVFGYYSPRIIIISTPNSEFNPLFPASTFRHLDHKFEWNRIQFQTWASDVANLYNYSVEFTGVGSPPAGAEHVGYCTQIGVFQKNEAKATESCISTPEEHVYETVFTTAYPSLQEKKNLLLVLSAEVLRASNSMRLRFIVDPKKKKVNGRLVPEDSCVPRYGLIVTDAQRAQIESSPKPYCVGKKFYVPLERLITFPKVNRLVDSVERLRSLLSEALKLNRDQSALQVDLHDHYSRTMLSY
- the HENMT1 gene encoding small RNA 2'-O-methyltransferase isoform X4: MGRQPALPPASACRISSDTSAFLLQQNLEAMGENKECSSMVDDCEEVPTKEVIEFRPPLYKQRYFFVKNLVQQHKPKKVADLGFGDATLIWMLKYHHCIEHLVGVDTYAGSTSQWEISNLSPSVGDYLVPRDLDLTITLYRGSAVQKDSRLVGFDLMTCIELIEHLDSEDLAKFPEVVFGYYSPRIIIISTPNSEFNPLFPASTFRHLDHKFEWNRIQFQTWASDVANLYNYSVEFTGVGSPPAGAEHVGYCTQIGVFQKNEAKATESCISTPEEHVYETVFTTAYPSLQEKKNLLLVLSAEVLRASNSMRLRFIVDPKKKKVNGRLVPEDSCVPRYGLIVTDAQRAQIESSPKPYCVGKKFYVPLERLITFPKVNRLVDSVERLRSLLSEALKLNRDQSALQVDLHDHYSRTMLSY
- the HENMT1 gene encoding small RNA 2'-O-methyltransferase isoform X2, whose amino-acid sequence is MSPPPRPRRGTDSRGDEQGHSNADRRPSAAAETKQKANRWAGSRPSPQRVLAESARIHPLFCCSKTWKQWEKTKSSMVDDCEEVPTKEVIEFRPPLYKQRYFFVKNLVQQHKPKKVADLGFGDATLIWMLKYHHCIEHLVGVDTYAGSTSQWEISNLSPSVGDYLVPRDLDLTITLYRGSAVQKDSRLVGFDLMTCIELIEHLDSEDLAKFPEVVFGYYSPRIIIISTPNSEFNPLFPASTFRHLDHKFEWNRIQFQTWASDVANLYNYSVEFTGVGSPPAGAEHVGYCTQIGVFQKNEAKATESCISTPEEHVYETVFTTAYPSLQEKKNLLLVLSAEVLRASNSMRLRFIVDPKKKKVNGRLVPEDSCVPRYGLIVTDAQRAQIESSPKPYCVGKKFYVPLERLITFPKVNRLVDSVERLRSLLSEALKLNRDQSALQVDLHDHYSRTMLSY
- the HENMT1 gene encoding small RNA 2'-O-methyltransferase isoform X1, translated to MGRQPALPPECSFASRPPETNSSTAHNKDISGYKVSSWTSGRGRTRDAAMFLRDGPVAALPAQRVLAESARIHPLFCCSKTWKQWEKTKSSMVDDCEEVPTKEVIEFRPPLYKQRYFFVKNLVQQHKPKKVADLGFGDATLIWMLKYHHCIEHLVGVDTYAGSTSQWEISNLSPSVGDYLVPRDLDLTITLYRGSAVQKDSRLVGFDLMTCIELIEHLDSEDLAKFPEVVFGYYSPRIIIISTPNSEFNPLFPASTFRHLDHKFEWNRIQFQTWASDVANLYNYSVEFTGVGSPPAGAEHVGYCTQIGVFQKNEAKATESCISTPEEHVYETVFTTAYPSLQEKKNLLLVLSAEVLRASNSMRLRFIVDPKKKKVNGRLVPEDSCVPRYGLIVTDAQRAQIESSPKPYCVGKKFYVPLERLITFPKVNRLVDSVERLRSLLSEALKLNRDQSALQVDLHDHYSRTMLSY